A genome region from Sphaerisporangium krabiense includes the following:
- a CDS encoding cyclase family protein, with protein MTATTPLGSLLAALAGGEVDLVDLTQPLSERTPVMRVPEPFVNTRGLRMREISHYDERGPRWRWHDLELGEHVGTHLDAPIHWVSGQGGEDVAGVPLRRLVGPAVVIDRSAEAAADPDYLLTKEELQDFAREHGPMPDGGWLLYRTGWDARVHDPALFLNNASGRPRTPGIAPECARWIAQETGLVGVGVETVGTDAGAAPTFDPPTPVHYYMLGAGKYGVTSLTNLDRLPPRGAVVIVAPLRLVGGTGSPARVMALVPRTSGEPRRD; from the coding sequence GTGACCGCCACCACGCCGCTCGGCTCCCTGCTCGCCGCGCTCGCCGGCGGTGAGGTCGACCTGGTCGACCTCACCCAGCCGCTGTCGGAGCGCACGCCCGTGATGCGGGTGCCCGAGCCCTTCGTCAACACCCGCGGCCTGCGCATGCGGGAGATCTCCCACTACGACGAGCGCGGGCCGCGCTGGCGCTGGCACGACCTGGAGCTCGGCGAGCACGTGGGCACGCACCTGGACGCCCCGATCCACTGGGTCAGCGGACAGGGCGGCGAGGACGTCGCCGGCGTGCCGCTGCGGCGCCTGGTCGGCCCCGCCGTCGTCATCGACAGGTCCGCGGAGGCGGCGGCCGACCCCGACTACCTGCTCACCAAGGAGGAGCTGCAGGACTTCGCGCGCGAGCACGGGCCGATGCCCGACGGCGGCTGGCTGCTCTACCGGACCGGATGGGACGCCCGCGTCCACGACCCCGCGCTGTTCCTCAACAACGCCTCCGGACGTCCCCGCACCCCCGGCATCGCCCCCGAGTGCGCCCGCTGGATCGCCCAGGAGACCGGCCTGGTCGGCGTCGGCGTCGAGACGGTCGGCACCGACGCGGGCGCCGCGCCCACCTTCGACCCGCCGACCCCGGTGCACTACTACATGCTCGGGGCCGGCAAGTACGGCGTCACCTCGCTGACGAACCTCGACAGGCTCCCGCCGCGCGGCGCCGTGGTGATCGTGGCGCCGTTGCGCCTGGTCGGCGGCACGGGCAGCCCCGCCCGCGTGATGGCCCTGGTCCCCCGCACCAGCGGCGAGCCGCGCCGGGACTGA
- a CDS encoding MBL fold metallo-hydrolase, translated as MSTDPGGPPAPARSRLILLGSGGGPTIHKNESRHGPANAVVVDGVPYLVDCGEGAPRQFVRAGLSLTEVDNVFVTHQHFDHNSELGNFLAYTWFAGRRAPVDVWGPPRLEGLLADYARQNGFDFRLRERETGRPPFDPIPRAHELEMSGPIEREPVVVMTDERVSVSAIRVNHGLVPSVAYRFRTPGRDIVFSGDRGGQDDIAGFARGADVLVHEVLHYEAMLQTFPAAPEAVLRHYREDHTSPEDVGRIATEAGVRTVVLNHILPDNDLVGDDEWVRLVAKTFDGEILLGTDLLEI; from the coding sequence ATGTCAACCGACCCCGGGGGCCCGCCGGCGCCCGCCCGCAGCAGGCTGATCCTCCTGGGCAGCGGCGGCGGCCCGACCATCCACAAGAACGAGAGCAGGCACGGCCCGGCCAACGCCGTGGTCGTCGACGGCGTGCCCTATCTCGTGGACTGCGGCGAGGGGGCGCCGCGCCAGTTCGTCCGGGCGGGACTGTCCCTCACCGAGGTGGACAACGTCTTCGTCACCCATCAGCACTTCGACCACAACAGCGAGCTCGGGAACTTCCTCGCCTACACGTGGTTCGCCGGCCGCCGCGCGCCCGTCGACGTCTGGGGGCCGCCCCGCCTGGAGGGCCTGCTGGCCGACTACGCGCGCCAGAACGGGTTCGACTTCCGGCTGCGGGAGCGGGAGACCGGCCGGCCCCCCTTCGACCCCATCCCCCGCGCGCACGAGCTCGAGATGAGCGGGCCCATCGAGCGGGAGCCCGTGGTGGTGATGACCGACGAGCGCGTCAGCGTCAGCGCCATCCGGGTCAACCACGGGCTCGTCCCGTCGGTGGCCTACCGCTTCCGCACGCCCGGCCGCGACATCGTGTTCAGCGGCGACCGCGGCGGACAGGACGACATCGCGGGCTTCGCCAGGGGCGCCGACGTCCTCGTCCACGAGGTCCTGCACTACGAGGCCATGCTGCAGACCTTCCCCGCCGCGCCCGAGGCCGTGCTGCGGCACTACCGCGAGGACCACACCTCTCCGGAGGACGTGGGTCGCATCGCGACCGAGGCGGGCGTGCGGACCGTCGTGCTCAACCACATCCTGCCCGACAACGACCTCGTCGGCGACGACGAGTGGGTGCGCCTCGTGGCGAAGACGTTCGACGGCGAGATCCTGCTCGGCACCGACCTTCTGGAGATCTGA